In the genome of Luteitalea pratensis, the window TCCCGCGTCGTCGCCGCCGTCGTGACCGATGGCCGCATGCGTGGCGTGCGCGTGCAGGACGCGATCGCGCAACGCGAGGTCGAGGTGTCCGGGCGCGTAGTCGTGAACGCGTCCGGCCCCTGGTTCGACCGCACCGCGGGTGTGCTGCAGCAGTCACCGCGGCCACGCGTCCGAACCACACGAGGCATCCACATCGCGTGCGACAACCCTCCAGCCAACGCGCTCGCGCTGCCCTCTGCGGTCGACGGCCGGCTGATGTTCGTGATTCCCTGGCTCGGGCACGCGTGGGTCGGCACCACCGACATCGACTACAACGATGATCCTGGCGACGTCGCGGCCACGCCCGCCGAGGTCGAGTACCTGCGACGATCGGTGGAGCCGTTGGTCGGCAGCCTCGGCGACGTGTTCTTCACCAATGCGGGCGTACGGGCGCTCGTCCGGCGCAATGGCGATGCTTCCGCCGTCACCCGTTCGCACCGGGTGATCGCCGAGCAGAACCCCGTCGGGCTGGTGTCGATCATCGGCGGCAAGCTGACTGGCTACCGGGCGATTGCGGAGGAAGCGACACAGCGCGTGTGCCGTCTGCTGGACGTGCCGGCGCGCTGCACGACCGCGACGACGTCGCTGCCCGGCGCCCGCCCTGAAGGCCGCCTGCCGGCCGAGCTCAACGAGTCGCAGCGAGCGCACCTCGCCACGCTGTATGGCAGTCGTCGCACGGAAGTGCTGCACCTGGTGGAGGAGCGGCCGGAACTCGCCCAATTGCTCATGGACGACGAGCCGGACGTCGCCGCACAGGTCGTGCACGCGGTCCGCCACGAGGCGTGTGAGCGTGTCGCCGACTTCGTGTTCCGGCGTTCGCAGCTCGCCTTCACCCCACACCGCGGTCGTCCGGCCCTGGCTCGCATCGCCGCCGTCATGCGCGAGGAACTGGGCTGGTCAGATCAGCGTGTTGCCGAAGAACTGACGCGTTGCCGCAGCCTCCTCCTCCGCACCGACGGCGACCACCCCGTGACCCTCGACTCGTTTGCCAACCTTGACTGATTCCGAGGTGCTCGCATGATACCCGTTCGCTTCACGCCGGAGACCTGCCGTACCGCCACCCGCACGCTGGCACGCCGCGACCTGGTGCTGGCGCGCTTGATCAAGGCGCACGGCCCGTGCACGCTCGGCACCCGGATACGACGCGACAGCTTCGCGGCCCTGGTGCGCGCCATCGTCTTCCAGCAACTCTCGACCGGCGCCGCCACCACCATCTACACGCGCGTCATGGCGACGATGAACGTGACCGCCTGCCCACCGCCGGCGACGTGGCTGTGCACGCCCGCGGAGAGCCTGCGCTCGGCCGGCCTCAGCACGCAGAAGACGCGGTACATCCTCGACTTGTGCCGGCACGTCACCGACGGCTCGCTCGACACGCGCCGGCTGCACAGGATGTCGGACGACGACGTCATCGCCACGCTCACGCAGGTGAAGGGCATCGGCCGCTGGACCGCCGAGATGTTCCTGATGTTCCACCTGCAACGACCCGACGTGCTGCCGCTTGGTGATCTCGGCGTCGTGACCGGGTTCGCGAAGGTCTATGGCAATGGCACGAAGTTCACGGCCGACGAGATGACGGCGCACGCCGAGGCATGGCGTCCGTACCGGAGCATCGGCTCGTGGTACATGTGGCGAGCGCTCGAGGCGAAGTAACGCCTAACGCCTGACGCCTGACGCCTAAAGACGCCTCGCTGGGACAGCGCGGTACTACCCTACTGTGACCGCTCGAGAATGAGGTAGCCGCGGGCTGTCCCAGCGGAATGCATCGACTCGCAAGGTTCCCCATTGATGACAGGACGATTCGCATCTGCCCTCGCCGTGCTGTTGACGCTCGGCATCGCGCTTTCCGCCCAGCAGCCACCCGCGCAGCCGCCGCCCGCGTCGCCGCCACCCGCGGTTCCTGCGGCTGACGCGAAGAAGGAACCGGCCTGGGACATCACCGCCCCGCTCGGACCGACACACGTCGTCGAGTTCGAGACCGACGAAGGCACCTGGATGAACGTGGACGTCAGCCCGGACGGGCAGACGATCGTATTCGACCTGCTGGGAGACCTCTACACGATGCCGATCGCAGGATCGGGATCGGGCCTGGCCACGCGCGTCACGAGCGGGCCGGCGTTCGACATGCAGCCGCGCTTCAGTCCCGATGGCAAGCGCATCGCGTTCAGCAGCGATCGCGACGGCCTGTGGAACATCTGGGTGATGAACGCCGATGGCAACAAGCCGTCGCTGGTCTCGAAGGAGAACCGCTGGTTCGTCAACAGCCCGACGTGGGCGCCAGATGGCCAATCGATCTACGCGCGAAAGCATTTCGTCAAGCAGCGCTCCCTCGGCGCGGGAGAGATCTGGCAGTTCCACGTGGCAGGCGGCGATGGCCTGCAGGTCACCGAGAAGAACGGGTGGCAGAAGGATGCCGGCGAGCCGGCGATCTCGCCCGACGGCCAGGTCCTCTACTACAGCAAGGACGTCACGCCCGGGGAGACCTTCGAATACAACAAGGACCCGTTCGGAACGATTTACGCGATCATGCGGCGCGACCTGAAGACCGGCAAGGAACGGTCGGTCACGGCACGGCCGGGCGGCTCGATCACGCCGCGCGTCTCCCCCGATGGCAAGTCGCTCGCATTCATCCGTCGTGTCGACCTCGGCAGCCGCCTGTTCGTGCGTGACCTCGCAACCGGCGTCGAGCGCAGCGTGTTCGACGGTCTCGACAAGGACCTGCAGGAAGCGTGGGCGGTGCACGGCGTGTATGCGCAGTACGCGTGGACGCCGGACGGCAAGGGCTTCGTCATCTGGGGCAGGGGCGGCCTGTGGCGCGTCGATCTCGCCTCGAAGACCGGCACCAGGATCCCGTTCCGCGCCGGGGTCGAGCAGACGGTCAACGACCCGCTGCGGTTCAGTCGCGAGGTGGCGCCAGAACGCGTCCCGGTGCGGATGCTGCGACATGTGAAGGTGGCGCCCGACGGCCGCAGCGTGGTGTACAGCGCTCTCGGGCACCTGTACGTACGCGGACTGCCCGATGGCGAGCCGCGTCGCCTCACGCAGGACCCGGCCCACGAGGCGTGGCCCACGTTCTCTCCCGACGGCCGCCAGATTGCGTACGTGACCTGGGATGACGAGGCGAGGGGCCGGCTGAAGGTGATTGGCACCGACGGGCAGGGCGGCCGTGACGTCATCGCCACACCGGGACAGTACGCGGCCCCCTCGTTCTCGCCAGATGGCGCGTCGATCGTGTACCGCGCCACGGGACCCGATACCGGCCGCGACATCAACTATGCCGCCGAGAGCGGCGTGTTCATCGTGCCTGCCGCGGGCGGTACATCGAAGAAGGTCTCCGATGGCGGCCAGGAGCCACTCTTCAACCGCGATGGGACGCGGATCTTCCTTCGCGAGCGTCGCGGAGATCAGGCCGTGCTCCGCAGCGTCACCCTCGAGGGCGGCGACGAGATCGTCCACGTCCAGTCCGAGAACGCGATCCAGATCGTGCCGTCGCCGGACAACAAGTGGGTGGCGTTCGAGGAGCGCTTCCGTACCTACGTGATGCCGTTGCCGGCCACAGGACGCCCGGCGACCATCGCGCCTGGCGGGTCCGCCTACCCGGTGGCGCAGGTGTCGCGCGACACCGGCTTCTCGCTGCATTGGTCGGCCGACAGCCAGCGCGTGCACTGGGCGCTCGGTCCCGAGCTGTACACGCGCGACCTGACGAAGACGTTCGCCTTCGTCGAAGGCGGTCAGGACGTCCCGTCGCCGCCGGAAACGGCCGGCGTCAACATCGGCTTCACGCAGGCGAGCGACGCGCCGGCGGGCGAGATCGCCCTGGTCGGCGCCCGCATCATCACCATGGCCGGCACCGGACGCGCCGAAGTGATCGACCACGGCGACATCGTCGTCCGCAGCAACCGCATCGTGGCAATCGGTCCGGCGGGTCGGGTCACCATTCCCTCGGGCGCGACGCGGATCGACGCGACCGGCAAGACGATCATGCCCGGCATCGTCGACGCCCACGCGCACCTGGGGGGACCAGGTGACGGGCTGATCCCGCAGGCCAACTGGCCGCTGATGGCCAACCTGGCGTTCGGCGTCACCACGTCGCACGATCCGTCCAACGACACCGAGACCGTGTTCACGATGTCCGAGATGGTGCGAACGGGCGCGCTGGTCGGGCCGCGGCTGTTCTCGACGGGCACCATACTCTACGGCGCGGAAACGCCGTTCAAGTCCGTGGTCAGCTCGATCGAGGATGCTCGCTCGCACATGCGTCGCATGAAGGCCGTTGGCGCCTTCTCGGTCAAGAGCTACAACCAGCAGCGCCGGGATGCACGGCAGATGATCATCAAGGCCGCACGCGAGCAGGAGATGCTCGTCGTGCCGGAGGGCGGCTCGCTGCTCTACTACAACGAGACCATGATGCTCGACGGCCATACCGGCATCGAGCACAACCTGCCGGTGCCGAACCTGTACAAGGACGTGACGACGCTCTTTGCAAAAAGCGGCCTCGGCTACACGCCGACGCTCATCGTCTCGTACGGATCGCAGAGCGGCGAGAACTACTGGTACCAGCATGACGACGTGTTCCGGAACGAGCGGCTGATGACGTTCGTGCCGCGCGACGTCGTGCTGCCGCGGGCGCGGCGCCGCGGCATGTCGTCGTCGGACGACTACGCGCACGTGCTCGTCTCGAAGGGCGCCAAGGCGGTGCTCGCGGCTGGAGGGAAGGTCCAGCTCGGCGCCCACGGACAGCTGCAGGGCCTCGGTGCGCACTGGGAACTCTGGATGCTGCAGCAGGGCGGCATGACCAACCTCGAGGCACTCCAGGCGGCGACCATCGCCGGCGCGCAGTATCTCGGCCTGGACAAGGACCTGGGCTCGCTCGAAACCGGCAAGCTCGCCGACCTCATCGTGCTCGACGGCAACCCGCTCGCCGACATCCGCCAGAGCCAGACGGTGCGGATGGTGATGGCCAACGGGCGGCTGTATGATGCGGCCACGTTGAACCAGCTGGCCCCCGTCGCCCAGCCGCGGAAGAAGCTGTATTGGGAGAGGTAGAGCACAGTCGGCCTTGGGCCGTCGGCCGTCGGCCTTCGGTCTTCAACATTAGGCATTAGGCATTAGGCATTACCTGAGCTCTCCACATGCCCGTCCAATCAGTCGCGAAGGTTCACCCCGTCATCGTCGTCGGCTCCGGTGCGTCGGGCGGCATGGCGGCGTGGAACCTGACCCGCCAGGGCGTGGACGTGCTGCTGCTGGACGCCGGCGAGAAGTTCGATCGGGCGAAGTTCTGGACGCACGTGACGCCGTGGGAAGACCGGGCGCGGCGGGCGCGCGGCGAGCGGCCGCCCGAGTTCTTCCTCGACACGAAGGAGCAGCCGTACCTCACGCCGGAGGGCAAGGACTTTCAGCTCAACCGCGCCTGGGGCATCGGCGGCAAGACCAACGTCTGGGGCCGCGTCAGCCTGCGCTACAGCGAGATGGACTTCCGTGCCGGCGAGCGCGATGGCTGGGACATCCCGTGGCCCATCCACTACAGCGACCTCGCGCCGTACTACGACAAGGTCGACCAACTGATTGGCGTGTGTGGCGGCGACGACGACTCGGAGGTGCTGCCGGGCAGCAAGTACTTCCTGCCGCCTCCGCAGATGCGGTGCGCCGAGGTCGCGATGTGGCGCGCGAGCGCGACGATCGGGATCCCGTTCGTCCGCGGCCGGCGCGCCAACATGACCAAGCCGGTGCGAGGCTTCCCGGCGTGCCACTACTGCGGCCAATGCGGGCGTGGCTGTGACACCGCCTCCTTCTTCTGTTCGGCCGACCACCTGCTGCCGGACGCGATGAAGACCGGCAAGCTCGAGATCCGGTCCAACGCCGTCGCCGCCCGCGTCCTCGTGGACGACAAGGGCCTCGCGAAGGGCATCCAGTACTTCGATCGAAAAACCGGCGCGGAGCAGCAGGTGCTCGGCAAGGTCGTCGTCATCGGTGCGAGTTGCGTGGACACCACGCGCATCCTGCTCAACTCGACGTCCTTGCATCATCCCAACGGCATCGGCAACGGCAGCGACGTCATCGGCCGCTTTCTCTGCGAGCAGATCCGCTTGAACGCCCGCGGCTTCATGCCGTCGCTGTACGGCAAGGCGGCGACCGACGACAAGGGCATCAGCGGCGAGCACGTGTACATGCCCCGCTTCAACCATCGTCCGGATCGCAAGCGCGACTACCTGCGCGGCTTCGGCATGCAATTCTGGAACACGGGCACCAACTCCGAGGGTGCCGGCCACTACGCGCGCGGGCTGCCTGGTTTTGGCAGCGGCTACAAGGACGAGGTCCGCAAGCGCTTCCCGGCTTATGTGGAACTCCACCCGTTCGGCGAGGTGCTGCCGTACGCCGACAACCGCATCACGGTGGACAAGGCGAAGACCGACAGGTACGGCGTGCCGCTGCTGCACATCGATTACTCGACGCGAGACAACGAGCGCAAGATGTTCGAGCACATGGCCGACACGCTCGAGGAGATCGCCCATGCATCGGGCATCGAGCTGTTCGATTACCGGCGCGGTGAAGCCGACCGCAACGGATCCGCGATTCACGAACACGGCACCTGCCGCATGGGCGACGATTCGAAGAAGTCGGCCCTGAACAAGTTCAACCAGATGCACGAGGTGAAGAACCTGTTCGTCGTGGACGGATCATCCTTCACGGCAGCGTCAGAGAAGAATCCGACGATCACGATCCTCTCGCTCGCCTGGCGCGCGACCGACTACCTCGCCGAGGAACTGAAGCGAGGCAACCTGTAGCGGCTTCGCTGCCGGCCTTCACCCTCGGCCTTGGGCCTTGGGCCGTCGGCGTTCATCGTTCAGCGTTCAGCGTTCGTCAGGTGACCATGATCCAATCGTCCGCGAAGGTCTACCCTGTCATCGTCATCGGTTCCGGCGCCTCCGGCGGCATGGCCGCGTGGAACCTCACCCGCCAGGGCGTCGACGTGCTGTTGCTCGATGCCGGCGAGAAGTTCGACCGGGCGAAATTCTGGACGCACGTGACGCCGTGGGATGCGCGGGTGCGCCGTGCGCGCGGCGAACAGCCGCCGCCGTTCGTGCTCGATCCGGAGGAACAGCCCTGGCTGACGCCAGCGGACCGTGATTTCGAGTTGATCCGCGTCTGGGGCCTCGGCGGCAAGACCAACATCTGGGGGCGCGTCAGCCTGCGCTACAGCGAGATGGACTTCCGTGCTGGCGAGCGCGACGGCTGGGACATCCCGTGGCCGATCCGCTACAGCGATGTCGCGCCGTACTACGACAAGGTCGATCAGCTGATCGGCGTGTGCGGCGGCGACGACGACTACGATTCGCTGCCGGGCAGCAAGCACTTCCTTCCACCGCCGGCGATGCGGTGCGCCGAGGTCGCGTTGTCTCGGGCCGGGCAGCGGCTGAAGATGCCGTTCGTCCGGATTCGTCGCGCCGTCAAGACGGTCGCGCACAATGGCTTTCCCGCCTGCCATCACTGTGGGCAATGCGGCCGCGGCTGTGACACGGCGTCGTTCTTCTGCTCGGCCGACCACCTGCTGCCGGATGCCCTGAAGACCGGCAAGCTCGAGATCCGCTCCAACGCCGTCGTCGCCCGCGTGCTCGTGGACGACAACGGCCTGGCGAAGGGCGTCCAGTACTTCGACCGAAAGACCGGCGTGGAGCGACAGGTGCTCGGCAAGGTCGTGGTGATGGGTGCGAGCTGCGTCGATACCACTCGCATCCTGCTGAACTCCACGTCTTCGCGGCATCCCAACGGCATCGGCAACGGCAGCGACGTCATCGGCCGCTACCTCTGCGAACAGGTGCGCTTCCATGCGCGCGGGTTCATGCCCGCCTTGTACGGGTCGGCGACCAGGGACGACCGCGGCATCGGCGGCGAGCATGCGTACATGCCGCGCTTCAACCACCGCGACGGCCACCGGCGCGACTACCTGCGCGGTTTCGGCATGCAGTTGTGGGCTACCGGCTGTCACGAGGACGGCGCCGGCCACTTCGCGGGACGCCTGCCAGGCTTCGGCACGGCGTTCAAGACTGATGTCCGCAAACACTACCCGGCCTGGGTGGAGATGCACCCCTACGGCGAGGTGCTGGGCTATCGCGACAACCGCATCACCGTCGACCCGACCAGGACCGATCGCTACGGAGTGCCGCTGCTGCACATCGACTACCGGATTCGCGAGAACGAGCGCGTGATGCTGCAGCACATGGGGGACACGGTCGAGGAACTCGCGAAGACTGCCGGAATCGAACTGGTCGACTACACGCGCGGCGCAACGGATCGGAACGGATCCGCCATCCACGAGCACGGCACGTGCCGCATGGGCGATGACCCGAAGAAGTCGGCACTGAACAAGTTCAACCAGATGCACGAGGTGAAGAACGTGTTCGTCGTGGATGGGTCGTCGTTCACCACCGCCTCGGAGAAGAACCCCACGATCACCATCCTGGCGATTGCCTGGCGAGCCACGGATTACCTGGCCGAGGAGATGAAGCGCGGCAACATGTAGCGGCTTCGCTGACGACCCGTCGTCCTTCGGCCCTCGGCCCTCGACATCAGGCATCTGGCAGGAGGCGTCAAGCGTCAAGCGTCAAGCCTCAAGCGTCAAGCGTTAGGCGCTAAGCGTTAGGCGTCAATGTCCGCCGCCGAGTTGGCGTCGCCACGGAGCCCGGTGTGGAATGGGGGTATGGCCCAGACCTTCCCTTCGCTGCGGTGCGCCGTGTTCGCCTTGGCGGTGCTGCTCGTCCTGACGACCCCGGTCCTTGCGCAGATGCCGAAAGCGCCGGCGCCCCAGGCAGCCCCTGTCGCGCCACCCGAGGCCGAACCACCGCCGGAGGAGATTGCGAACGACTCCCCGGCCGCCTCCGTCCGTGCCTTCCTCGAGGCGGCCAACCGCAGCCGCTGGGACGAGGCCGGCCGGTACCTGTCGCTCACCGCGGCCAACGCCTCCAGGCGACGGGAACTCGCCGAGCGGCTCAAGGGCGTCCTCGACAGCCGTCGGCTGATCGACGTCGACACCCTGTCCGGTGCGTCGGCGGGCAAGTTGGACGACGGTCTGCCGCCTCAGGTCGAGCAGGTTGCTGTGCTGGCGATCGACGGCGAGGACCAGCCACTGCGCTTGAGGCGCACCTCCGACAAGGTCGGCACGTACTGGGCGTTTTCGCCGATGACCGTCTCGCACATCGACGACTGGTACAGCGAGCTGCCCGACCGGTGGATTCGCAGCCTCCTGACTGGCGGTCGTACCAACTTTCTCCTGAGCGCCGGACCGCTCGGGCTGCTGTGGTGGCAATGGCTCGCACTGCCGATCCTGGCTGGCCTCTCCTGGGTCGCGGCGCGGTTGCTGCGGGGGGTGTCGGGGCCGCTGATCGGCATCATCACCGCACGCACGACCAATCCCTGGGTCGACCAACTCGCCGCCAGTCTCGGCCGGCCACTCACGCTGGCCTTCTCCTTGATGGTGTTCGGCCTCGGTTGCAGCGCCATGCAATTCAGCGCGTCCGCCCTCGGGTGGGTGGGCGCGCTGGTGCGGTCAGGCCTGGTGTTTGCCCTGTTCTGGGCGCTCTGGCGCACGATTGCCGTGTTCGCGGCGTTGACGCTCACCAGGCCGTGGGCACGGACCAATCCCGCCACGCTCAGCCTGTTGACCGTGGGTTCCAACATCCTCCGGGGGGCGGTCGTGGCGCTCGGCGTGCTGGCCATGGTCGCGGCCCTGGGCTATCCGGTCGGCACTGTGCTCGCTGGCCTCGGCATCGGAGGCCTGGCGCTGGCGTTCGGCGCGCAGAAGACCGTGGAGAACGTCTTCGGCTCCATGGCGCTCGCCGTCGACCAGCCGTTGCGGGTCGGGGACCTCGTCAAGGTCGAGGACTTCGTCGGCACCGTCGAGGACATCGGCCTGCGTTCGACGCGGTTCCGCACGCTCGACCGGACGGTGGTCAGCATTCCGAACGGCAAGCTGGCCGACCAGCGGCTCGAGTCGTTCCAGTTGCGTGACCGGATGCGGCTCGCGACGACGGTGGGACTGACGTACGCCACGACGCGGCAGCAGATGCAGGCCGTGCTCGCGGGCTTCGAGCGGGTCCTGCGGTCGCATCCCCGCATCTGGGCGGACACGGTGATCGTCAAGTTCGAGGCGTTCGGCTCGAGCTCGCTCGATATCGAAGTCATGGCCTGGTTCGAGGTGACGACTTGGACGGCGTTCGAGGAGTGCCGGCAGGACGTGCTGCTCGAGTTCATGCAGGTGGTCGAAGAAGCCGGCTCGAGCTTCGCCTTTCCGACACGGACCATCCATCTCGTACAAGATCAGCCGTCGCGGAGTCCAGTCGATCCGCGCCCGGCGTGACGGCAAGAGCCAAGCATCAAGTCATTCACGATTCTTGGGGTGCCGCGACCTTGTCGTGACCGCTATTCTGGGAGGATGCGCCGCCTCGATTCTCCTCAACGGCGTCAGCCACACACGCTACGTGCCGCGCTGATCCTGCTCGCCTCACTCGCCTTCGCACCCGCCATCGGTCGTGCGACCACGCAGCCTCCGCAGCACCCGACGTCCGATCAGGACACCCGGGAGGCAAGCGGCCACCTGATCGTCATCGTGAAGGACGGTCAGGGCGGACGCCTGCCGGGCGCGACCGTCGTGTTCTCGAGCCCCGGCGCCGACGCCGGCGGCGGTCCGCGCGTCCTGGTGACCGATGCGTCGGGTGAGGCGACGCTGGACGTGCCGCCCGGAGATTACCGGCTCGTGGTGGAACTCCCCGGGTTCGAACCGGCCACGGTCGAAGCGTCGGTGCGACCCTCGGAGACGGCCGAGGCCGTCGCGACCTTGTCGATCGGCGGATATGCCGAACAGGTGGCCGTGCGCGCCCAGCCTGAAACCTTCGTGCCGCCGACTGCCGATGGACAGGTCGAGACCTTGAGTCCGAAAGAGATCGAGCAATTGCCCGACGATCTCGATGAGCTCGCACTCGCGATCGAAGCCCTTGCTGGCGTCGGCGCGGAAATCCGCGTCAACGGATTCGAGGGTGGCGCGCTCCCGCCGAAGAACCAGATCCAGGTCGTGCGCATCCGGAAGGACCCGTTCAGCACCGACAGCATGGGCGCCGGGCAGGTGCGCGTCGAGATCATCACGCGTCCGGGCGGCTCCACGTGGACGCACGAGGTCTCGGCCGGACTCCGCGATCAGTCTCTGGACGCCCGGCCGCCCTTCTCGCAGGTCCACCCGGACGGACGCACGCGGCGGCTGAACTGGAGCTTCAGCGGCCCGATCGTCAGGCAGCGCTCGTCGATGTCGGGTCGTTTATCCGTGCGCGACGGCTACGATGCGCAGCCCATCATCGCCACGGGCGCCCCGACCGAGGTCCCGTCCCTGGCGAACACGGAGCACAGTCGCTTCGATGCCGAACTGCGCGTCGAGCACGCGATCAATGCCACCCAGACGCTGCGCGGCGAGTACCAACGCTGGGACTCGAGAGGCGACAACCTCGGCGTCGGTGAGTTCGAGCTGCCCGAGCGCGCGTTCAGCGACGACAGCATCGGCGATATCGCGCGGATCTCGGCCATCGGCACCATCGGCAGGCACTTGCTCAACGAGGTGCGGCTCGAGTACGTGGATATCCGCAACTCGGTGGACTCCGTGAGCAACGCCGTCGGCATCAACGTGCCCAATGCCTTCCGATCCGGCGGCGCCCAGCGGGCCGGTGGACGACGGGACCAGGAGATCGAGATCGCTCAGACCGTCGACCTGATCAGTCATCCGAAGCACAAGGTGCGATTCGGCTTCGAAACAGAGCTCGGGTGGACGCGCACCGACCGCATCGACAACTACGTCGGCGTGTTCACCTTCTCGAGCCTGGCTGACTACGAGGCGGGCACGCCGCAGCAGTTCTCGCGCCGCACCGGTAACCCGCTCGTGACGTACGACCGGCAGGAGTTCAGCTGGTTCGCCTACGACGAGGTCGAGATGCGCGAGGGCCTGCGCTTCGGCTTCGGCTTCCGGCACGACATCCAGTCGTTGCTCGACGATGCCAACAACATCGCGCCGCGGGCGAGCCTGTCCTGGACGCCGAAGGAGCGGCCGAAGACGACGGTGACGGCCGGCGTGGGTCTGTTCAACGAGTGGTACCAGCCGTGGGTGTACGAGCAGTCGCTGCAGCTCGATGGCACTCATCTGCGCGACGTCATCATCCGCGATCCCGGCTACCCCAATCCGCTGGACGGCCAGGGCGCGGAGGCCTTGCCGCCACCGAGCATCATCCGCGAGTCCGCCGCGGACCTCGACATGACGTACACGGCCCGCGCGTCGGTAGGCGTCGAGCATCGCTTCTCGCAACAGCTGCGCGTGCAGTTGAACGTCTATGGGCAGTCCGCGCAGGATCGGCTCCGGAGTCTCAACGCCAACGCGCCGGTCGCCGGCGTCTTTCCCGACCCCGAATTCGAGCGCATCACCGAGATCGAATCCACCGGTCGCGCGCGATCGGCGGGGTTCGACTCGAGCGTCCGGCTCGCGCGACAGGACGGCAAGGCGTCCGGCCTCGTGCGCTACCAGTACGCACAGGCGTGGAACGACTCCGACGGACCGACGACGCTGCCCGCAGACAGCCGGGACCTCGACGCGGAGTGGGGACCGGCGTCATGGGATGTGCGGCACCGCGTGTTCGGCTTCGTGCGCATGGAGTTGCCGATGGGACTGCGCGCCAACGCGTGGGGCGATCTCGCGTCGGGCGCGCCGTACACAGTACGTACGGGGCTCGACGACAACAGCGACACGGTCTTCACCGATCGGCCCGAGGGTCTCGGCCGCAACACCGAGCGCGGCACGTGGCAGCGCACGCTCAACCTGCGCCTCGGATGGCGCCCGGAGCTTCTCGATGGCGGGTCAGCCTCGGACGGTGCGACACCGGGTCCGAAGCCGAGTCCGCGCGGTGTCGAGTT includes:
- a CDS encoding mechanosensitive ion channel family protein; this translates as MAQTFPSLRCAVFALAVLLVLTTPVLAQMPKAPAPQAAPVAPPEAEPPPEEIANDSPAASVRAFLEAANRSRWDEAGRYLSLTAANASRRRELAERLKGVLDSRRLIDVDTLSGASAGKLDDGLPPQVEQVAVLAIDGEDQPLRLRRTSDKVGTYWAFSPMTVSHIDDWYSELPDRWIRSLLTGGRTNFLLSAGPLGLLWWQWLALPILAGLSWVAARLLRGVSGPLIGIITARTTNPWVDQLAASLGRPLTLAFSLMVFGLGCSAMQFSASALGWVGALVRSGLVFALFWALWRTIAVFAALTLTRPWARTNPATLSLLTVGSNILRGAVVALGVLAMVAALGYPVGTVLAGLGIGGLALAFGAQKTVENVFGSMALAVDQPLRVGDLVKVEDFVGTVEDIGLRSTRFRTLDRTVVSIPNGKLADQRLESFQLRDRMRLATTVGLTYATTRQQMQAVLAGFERVLRSHPRIWADTVIVKFEAFGSSSLDIEVMAWFEVTTWTAFEECRQDVLLEFMQVVEEAGSSFAFPTRTIHLVQDQPSRSPVDPRPA
- a CDS encoding GMC oxidoreductase, which encodes MIQSSAKVYPVIVIGSGASGGMAAWNLTRQGVDVLLLDAGEKFDRAKFWTHVTPWDARVRRARGEQPPPFVLDPEEQPWLTPADRDFELIRVWGLGGKTNIWGRVSLRYSEMDFRAGERDGWDIPWPIRYSDVAPYYDKVDQLIGVCGGDDDYDSLPGSKHFLPPPAMRCAEVALSRAGQRLKMPFVRIRRAVKTVAHNGFPACHHCGQCGRGCDTASFFCSADHLLPDALKTGKLEIRSNAVVARVLVDDNGLAKGVQYFDRKTGVERQVLGKVVVMGASCVDTTRILLNSTSSRHPNGIGNGSDVIGRYLCEQVRFHARGFMPALYGSATRDDRGIGGEHAYMPRFNHRDGHRRDYLRGFGMQLWATGCHEDGAGHFAGRLPGFGTAFKTDVRKHYPAWVEMHPYGEVLGYRDNRITVDPTRTDRYGVPLLHIDYRIRENERVMLQHMGDTVEELAKTAGIELVDYTRGATDRNGSAIHEHGTCRMGDDPKKSALNKFNQMHEVKNVFVVDGSSFTTASEKNPTITILAIAWRATDYLAEEMKRGNM
- a CDS encoding TonB-dependent receptor, which produces MRRLDSPQRRQPHTLRAALILLASLAFAPAIGRATTQPPQHPTSDQDTREASGHLIVIVKDGQGGRLPGATVVFSSPGADAGGGPRVLVTDASGEATLDVPPGDYRLVVELPGFEPATVEASVRPSETAEAVATLSIGGYAEQVAVRAQPETFVPPTADGQVETLSPKEIEQLPDDLDELALAIEALAGVGAEIRVNGFEGGALPPKNQIQVVRIRKDPFSTDSMGAGQVRVEIITRPGGSTWTHEVSAGLRDQSLDARPPFSQVHPDGRTRRLNWSFSGPIVRQRSSMSGRLSVRDGYDAQPIIATGAPTEVPSLANTEHSRFDAELRVEHAINATQTLRGEYQRWDSRGDNLGVGEFELPERAFSDDSIGDIARISAIGTIGRHLLNEVRLEYVDIRNSVDSVSNAVGINVPNAFRSGGAQRAGGRRDQEIEIAQTVDLISHPKHKVRFGFETELGWTRTDRIDNYVGVFTFSSLADYEAGTPQQFSRRTGNPLVTYDRQEFSWFAYDEVEMREGLRFGFGFRHDIQSLLDDANNIAPRASLSWTPKERPKTTVTAGVGLFNEWYQPWVYEQSLQLDGTHLRDVIIRDPGYPNPLDGQGAEALPPPSIIRESAADLDMTYTARASVGVEHRFSQQLRVQLNVYGQSAQDRLRSLNANAPVAGVFPDPEFERITEIESTGRARSAGFDSSVRLARQDGKASGLVRYQYAQAWNDSDGPTTLPADSRDLDAEWGPASWDVRHRVFGFVRMELPMGLRANAWGDLASGAPYTVRTGLDDNSDTVFTDRPEGLGRNTERGTWQRTLNLRLGWRPELLDGGSASDGATPGPKPSPRGVEFYAQAWNILNETNFSRYAGVMTSPYFLQPTAAAPARRFDFGTRVFF